The stretch of DNA GCGCCCCCGCGCGTGCGAGACGTGGTCGGGGGAGGACACATCGACGAGATCGGCGAGACCGCTGCGGGCCGCCGACGCGTCGAACTCGGCGCGCAGCTCGCCGGCGCGCACGGGCCCACCCGTCGCGACGGCCGTGGCCAGCCCTTCGAGGTGGGTCGCGAGGATCTCCGCGAACTCGGCGGCCTCCGGGACGGCGTCCTCCCGCCCGCGTGGCAGCTGGTGGTGGACGAGGGAGGCGCGGCGGGTCAGCCTGTCCACCGACTGCGTCACGTGGTCCAGCTCGGTGGCGCTCCACCGTGACCTGTGGGCCCTCGGCTCGTGGCGCAGGCTGCCAGCGGCCGCCTCCAGCCGTTCGCGGGCCTCCCGCGAACGGCCCCGGAGCTCGTCCATCCCGCCCGGGTCGACGGCGCCGACTGAGGCGTACCCGGTGACGAGGACGGGAAGGATCCGCGCCTGGACGCGGAGCCACTCGGCGAGCAGCACGTGCACCCGGTGGTGATGGTAGGTCGGGACGATCAGGAAGACGGCCAGGCCGATGAGGGCCCCGAGGACGGTGTCGGCGGGGCGGCCGTACGCGATGAGGTGCGGCGCGGAACCGAGGCGGGTGATCAGGAAGACGATCCACGCGGTGATGAAGAAGTTGAGAACAAGCTGCCCCACCCGCAAGGTCACGAAGACACCGACGGCCAGGACCGCCGAGGCGACCACGACGGCGCCGGGGCTCCAGCCGCCGTGGAGCAGCACGGCCCACGCGGCGAGTCCACCGAGGATCGAACCGATCGGCCGGGCCCAGCCGCGGGCGAAGGTGTGCCCGTAGTCGGGGAAGAGGACGAGCATCGTCGTCAGCGCCGCCCAGAATCCGTGGTGGGGCAACGCGTGCCCCCAGAAGGCGCCCAGCGCACGCCCGGCGGCCTCGCCCGCGGTGGTGCCGAGGGCGATACGGACCGCGTGCCGGGAGAGCGGCGCGCCGGGACGGGTCTCCGCGCGCAGCCGCCGAAGCCCCGCGCGGACCGCGTGCGGGACGGGGAAGGCATGGAGTACCTCATCCAGCCCCTCGGGACCTCGGGCGTCCCACCAGCGCCCCGCCAGCCGGTCCGCCTCGGCGAGCCGCGCCACGAGGGTGCCCGCCGCGCCCTTCGCCTCCTGGCTCCAGCTCCCGAGACGCTCACGGGTTTCGGCGTCGAGTTCCCGCGGCCTGCCGCTCGCTACGGTCGTGGCCACTGCGGCGAGCCGGTCGGCGACGGCCTGCCGGGGGAGGCGCCCGTCGTCGGCGGTGGCGAAGAGCGAGCGGCGGATGTTCTCGGCCTCGGCGAGCAGACCGAAGAGAGGCGCGGCGGCGGGCCGGGCGAACGCGGGCAGAAGATCCAAGGTGCGGCGCGCTGCCGTGAAAGGCGCGGAAGGCAGCTTGGACCCGACTTCGGGAGCGGTGGCGGCGTACGTGGCCAGGGCCTGGTAGAGCGCCGCGACCGCCTTGCGCTGGGCGGGCTGTCGCCTGCCGTACGGCGGCAGGAGCTGGGTGACGAAGACCATGCCGGAGCCGGCCGCCATCCACATGACCATGGTGAGTCCGGGGTCGGTGCCTGGGGAGAGGTCGGCGGTGATCATCAGGCCGATGGTGACGAGACAGGCCCGGATGCCGGGAGCCGCCCCGAACGCTCGCCAGAGGCCCGCGACGTACGACGCCACGGCCAGGACGACGAGGAACCACCAGCCCATCGGGTGGAGCCAGACGCCCACGAAGGTGGCGAGGGAGAAGCCCACACCGATCACGAGCGCGTTGACGGCCCGGTGTCTGATCGGCGCGAGCAGGGTCCCGATGCCGCAGATGAAGGCTCCGACGGTCATCATCGCCCAAGCCAGGGGGTCGTCCAGGGCCCAACCGACGGCCGACGCGGCGATGATCGCCACTGCCGAGCGGGCGATGGCCCACGGATCGGAGAGAGTGCGCTCCATCTTCAGGGAGGCCCGGAAGCTCCGCTGGGTGGCCGACCACCATCCATACACCTCATTCATATCTATGTATACTACAACTAAATTCTTGGCGGTCAATTCCGCACGAACACGCCACGCGGCTGTCCCGCACTCATGTGTTCCGGGAGTGAGCTCGAACGGCACGCGCGAAATTCTCCGTGCGGGTGATCCGGGGGCGGGGCCGCCGGGGAATTCGTGCAGTCGGTTCATCGGTTCCGCTCATGCCGTGTGAAAGTCCACCTTTCACACCTGAGGGTCAACGCGCCAGGAAATCCACCGGCACCTTAGGAAAGTTGTTCGGGCGGGGCTCTGTGTTGCGAGTGCGACACGTACCGACGGGATCACAGGTGACAGACAATGCTCGCCCTGGTGGTGGGGGTCCGCGCAGGTCAATAGGATCGGCTCGCTTCGGGTGCGTTCTGTCGCCGACAGGTGGTCGGGCCGTCACCTCGAAGAAACGGGGAAAGGCGGGCGGTGATCGATTGAGTGGCGAACGGGGTTCCCGTCGACCGGTCTTGGCGAGGTTCGGACGCGTGTGAGACCGCGAGAATGAACAGGGTGTCGCCGGGCGGGCCGCAGGTGTGTGACCCCGGGCACGCGCGGCGAAAAAACGGGGGTTGGTCGTGAGTGCAGCATGGTTCCCGCTGG from Streptomyces tsukubensis encodes:
- a CDS encoding FUSC family protein, with the translated sequence MNEVYGWWSATQRSFRASLKMERTLSDPWAIARSAVAIIAASAVGWALDDPLAWAMMTVGAFICGIGTLLAPIRHRAVNALVIGVGFSLATFVGVWLHPMGWWFLVVLAVASYVAGLWRAFGAAPGIRACLVTIGLMITADLSPGTDPGLTMVMWMAAGSGMVFVTQLLPPYGRRQPAQRKAVAALYQALATYAATAPEVGSKLPSAPFTAARRTLDLLPAFARPAAAPLFGLLAEAENIRRSLFATADDGRLPRQAVADRLAAVATTVASGRPRELDAETRERLGSWSQEAKGAAGTLVARLAEADRLAGRWWDARGPEGLDEVLHAFPVPHAVRAGLRRLRAETRPGAPLSRHAVRIALGTTAGEAAGRALGAFWGHALPHHGFWAALTTMLVLFPDYGHTFARGWARPIGSILGGLAAWAVLLHGGWSPGAVVVASAVLAVGVFVTLRVGQLVLNFFITAWIVFLITRLGSAPHLIAYGRPADTVLGALIGLAVFLIVPTYHHHRVHVLLAEWLRVQARILPVLVTGYASVGAVDPGGMDELRGRSREARERLEAAAGSLRHEPRAHRSRWSATELDHVTQSVDRLTRRASLVHHQLPRGREDAVPEAAEFAEILATHLEGLATAVATGGPVRAGELRAEFDASAARSGLADLVDVSSPDHVSHARGRALTLLLGLVVSVEELVTDLGGGVPGVGASSGAGRPSPIGGSARTGAHGRHAAL